The window AAGAAGCTAATAAAAAGACTTCAGGTAGAATTTCATTGATTAATGAATATAAAGTTATTGAAAGTAAAGATGTACCTAAAGAAATAAAGGAAAAATTAGAATAAAACAACTTAGCCCCTCTCTAAGTAGAGGGGGCTTTTTATGTTGTTGTAGATTTGAAATAAAGTCGTACCGTTTGTAAAAAAGATATATCGTTTAAAATAAAGTTACACCGTTTGGAAATAATTTGATAAAATTGTGTCACAATCCATTACATTTGGCACCGCAAACGGAACATATTGAGAGTATTGTGTAGGTGACAAGAAAACAGAATGAGTGACGCAAGGAATAAATGTTATTTACACTTTGCTGAGGGGGTACTTATGAAAACTCACTATTATTTAGGTTGGTTTAACAATTTTTTTCCAGAGAATCTGGGTAGGGCGTTACAGGAGGATATAACTGTTAGAAAATCGCTTGCTATGATTAGCTCGAATCCATCTATTTTTGAAGATGATGGTGCTACTGAACGCTCTTGGCTTGACCAGGCTGGCATTATGTTTGATGAATATCATTTAATTAATTATCGCTTACAGAAGGAAGATGCCCAAACGATAATTCAAAATGCTTCCGTCATTTTCTTGTTGGGTGGCAATATTCTTAATCAAAATGGTTTTTTGATGGAATATGAATTATCGGATTCGATTAAAAAAAGCAACGCCGTTGTAATGGGAGCAAGCGCTGGGGCAATCAACATGTCCGCTAAATGGTTATGCTCGAAAAACTTTGGAGATGAAGTTGAAATGAGCTCTGTTTACGATGGAATCGGTCTTGACAATTTTTCCGTCCTGTCTCATTTTGATCTTGAAAATAACATGGCACTGGTTCAAAGCGAACTATCTCCCCTATCGGAAGAAATAAATATTTATGCGTCGAACAAAGATTGCGCTGTACGTGTAAAAGGAGACAAAATCGACATTTTAGGCAATGTATATTTAATTTCCCACTCAAAGATTCAGAAATTGGATGAGACGCTCTAGTTGTGGTGAATAGCTATGGCTTAACTGAATTAATTTCTTTATGCAAAGCTTAAATAAAAAAACCGCAAAAATGCTCTACCTGCATTCTCACGGTTTAAATTACAATATTTTATCAAGTATGTTTTACCATCATTTGTGATACGGTTCTCCGTAACTGGTATAAGTGCGGTTTAAATATGTTGTAATTCATACTTTATTTTTTCTTTTGGTAAATAATCTTTCTTATAATGCGTACATTGTAAGTTATAAAGATTATCTACTAATTCTGCTGATTCATCTTCTAAATATTTCTTGAATATATTTTTAAGGTTACTTGAAAAATTAAGCTTATATTCTTCTTTGTATTTATCTTTAAATACAAAAATCGCTCACTACTTCGGCTGGAGACGGCGCCTTCGTTGCAGACGTCTCTGGACATTGTCATGGCGAACAAGGAACATCTTTGGAATAAAATGGTCGAGAAACATGGGCTTGCTCAGCATTCCTATAAAGACGTATTCTTAAATACCTGACTCATTTTACCCAATCTGCCTAATGAAATAACCGTGTCTAACTTTTAGGGGTCACTTCATAATTTAAACGAAAACAAAGGTTTTTAAATTGCCATTAATATTTGTTTTATAAATTTATATCTCATTGTATTTAGTATTTTTTCCAGTAAACTTTTCAATGGGATATTTTTCATTATTTTTTTGAAGTTTATTATTTATTATATTTACTAAGTCCATATCCAATTCATTCGCAAATAATATTGCATAAATTAAAACATCCGCTAGCTCATCCTTCATTTTATCTAAATTCTTTTCAACTGCTTCTTCACTCGTTTTCCATTGAAATAGCTCTAATAATTCACCAGCTTCAAGTGACAAAGAAAGTGCTAAATCCTTAGGATTATGGAATTGCTGCCAGTTACGTTGGTCTCTAAATTGCAAAATATTTTTACGTAGTTGTTCTAACTCACTCATCCTATTCACCTGCTTTTTGATATTCTAAAAGTTTATTACGCAATGCTTCATCACTTGAATAAATGTACAGCCCCTTAATTCCACGTTTCATTAAGATATTGATTGAGTTAAGGACTATTTTTTCCTTTGCTTCATTTACATTTTCAATTCCATCCATACCTGTATACGCACCTTTATCCATATACTTACTCGTATCAATGATGATTTCATCTTTAACAGTGTCATATTGAACAGATGGCCCAAGCACGACCCCAACATAATTTAAATCAAATCCTTGTATTGTATAAATTGAACCAGCCTCATGAACCGTTTCAGCTTTTTCTGCCCACGTATATTTCGTACTTGTTGTATTCCAAGGCAGTTGATATTCACCACTCGGTTCCTTCACGTAGTATGTCCCACCATCTTTTTTATGTAAGTAATCAAACGTTGATACAACACGGCTTAAACCATGCTTTGTATTTTTCGCTTTAATCACATCATGCATGTCCTTCATCGATTCAAACACTTTAAATTCATAGTTTTTATCTTTAGGAAGCGGCATTAAATTTTTATGCTTGAACTCGTTTATCCAATTGATTACGTCATCATTCGCCTGCATACGAAATTGGTTTGTTAACTGGTATTCTTCGTGAAAAGTGCTTAATTTTTTGAGCTCTTCTAATATCGCTGCTCCCCATAGGCTCTTCAGTTTCAACACTTGATTTTGGTCATAAATGATGACAACTACTTTTGCTAGCTTCATCAGCTCCTCTAAATGATTGTTGCCGTGGAAGTTATTATAAGTATCTGGCTTTGTTAACAGTAAATGCGCTTCATCTACGAAAATGATATCTGCTTTTCTCTCCTCCTTATGCAACGTATTAATCAGAGGTGTAGGCTTTGCAAAGTTTTTCCCTTTTAAATGCTTCACTTGTTTCGCTATATCTTTATACGTTTTAAACATTTCCTCATGGTTCACTACTAAATAATTTTCTGTGCTATATAAATCTGAAGATGCTTCTTCTACTCTTTCTTGAATGGTGTTGAAAATAGAACTTAACACGACGCTTTTGCCAACTCCAGCTTCACCTTCAATGACTAATAGACTGCCGTATTCACCTGTGTTTTGAGTTACTCTCTTCTCACAAAATTCGAGTACTTTATCTTTTAATTCCAGTTGTTCTAAGGATAATTCTTTGAATGGAGATAATTTAAAAATATCTTTGTTTTCAATCACATGCAGCTCATTGTCGACAAGCTTTTGTTCATGTAGCTTTTGCCAAAGTTCTTTAAATAGTTGTTGATCGTAGTAAGACTTGTTGTAGTAGTTGTGAGTAAAATCGCTAGCCATTTTACTTTTATTTTGAAGCGTATATTTTTCATCACCTAGAAAGTAGTTAATCAGCTTTGTCTCTAGATGAAACGTTGCTGAACGATTGAACTGTTCATGCTTAATCAAATTTACTTGCTTAATATTTTTACGTCCCTTTAAATGAGCTTTCATCCGATTTTTAAAATAAACAGTTTCACCAATATAAGCTTCTTTATTGCCATTTAAAACATAAATGACTGGATAGTTTAGGAATTGCTCTTTGTTGTTGATTTGATTAATGCTTTCTTGTTTGAAAGGCCATGATAGAATTTCGATAGCTGTCATTTCTTTACTCCTTATCACTTTGCAAGGCTATTTCTTCATTATATTATTTTACGCATTCTCATAAATCCTACTTTGAACTTAAAAGTTGTAGTATAAATTGCAATGACTAATAAAATTAAACCCAATAAAAATAATCAATTCTCTTCATCAAATTTGAGAAACTAATAATTCGTTTCATCCTTTACTCCTCAATACTCTGGTTAATTCCTATATAATTAAATCTAACTAACTATAATTCATGTTACTATTTTATCATAATCAACCCATTTTTCACTTGTAATAGACTACGAATTAAAATGGAAACTATTATTTAAAGTTTTTGTAATAAAAAAAGCGCCAAACCCTTTATATATCAAGGAATTTGACACTTTTTGAAACTATTTTGTTTCAAATGTATGGTGACGGCTGATCTTCTACCACCAATCTCAAAAAGTATTGATAGATCAGTGTTTATAAGGGTTTTCCGTTAATTTCGAAACTAATAAAATGCCATATTAAATGCCATTTATCAAAAATAGCGTTGTTGGGGGCAAGTTTAGATGGATGATGAAATACCTAGATTGGAGCGAATTGCTTCGATCTTTTTTCTTTATTACCCACACATTGTAAAGAACCCCTTTGAAACTCTTCAGTCTTTAGTTATTTGCCGATTCCTATAAACAATCAAAGCAATAATCGCAAGAATTAAAGCTAAAATACTAGAAGTCAAAAAGAATAAAGATAAAGCTCTCTTTTCTCCCCAGTTGTTAAACGCTTGTGAAAAACCGACAAAAATCATCAAAAAGTATAGTACCAATTGAAACTTTGAAACATCTTTATACAATAGAATACCTTCCTTCTTATTCAATTGTTAATTTCACCATTACGTAAGGTATAAAATGCAAATTTAAGTTTTAGAATATGCCCTTATATTTAGTTATTCAAGTTCTTTTTAAGTAATTTATTATTGGAGATAGCAACTTCTATTAAACCAATCATACATATTGCTAAAAATAATATAGACCAATTGATTTTTCCAACTAATAAAAGCGTATAGGTAACATCAATTACACAGTATAATAATATAATGATAGCAATAACTATCCCTTTTTTATTCTTCATCTTTCCACCACTTTCTCTTTCACATGATACTAATGTAAAAATATGCCGACTTAATTATACATTAATTAGCTAATTTTTGTATTATTAAACAATTTTTCATAATGGCACTTTTTATTTGAGCATTCACAATAAAAAACACCTACCGTAGCAAGTGCTTATTTTATTACTTTTCTTTATTCTCTTTTTGTCGAAATTCCATTTCTTCACATTTTTGTTCTTCTTCCAATCTTTTATCGGCAACAGGTATTTTTTGTCTATTTTAGGTGCAATCAAATGAGTCATATTATCACCAACTGTCACGCAGTGGGCGTCTGCTAATCTAGAGATCTAACTGCAAAGGGACTCTACATTAATTGTTCCAATTTCGATAGGTTCAATCGAATATAAACAACTAATGAGCCTTCTTCAACTATAGCCCCCATTGAACAAGAAATATAATTCTTTCTTATCTTTTTAAAAAGAGCAACCTAAAATATGAACTGAACCCTGAATAGTGGACACTATAAAAAATTGCCTCTGTTCGGGGTTCAGTTCACTAGTTCATATATAAGACCCTTTTCTTTTCTATATCGAAAAGCAATTATCGGATAGTTTGTATACTTATCATTTAATGAAAGATTATAAACTACGTAACTTATAGTTTTTTGTCTTGTTGATTCACCATCAAACGAGCACGATGTGGGGTCATCCAATTTTCAGTCGCGCGAGGAGTAAAACGACGTATACTAGGTCCCTTGTCATCTGTGAAGACATGAGGGATGTCATAGTTTGGCAACATACTTTTTGTCTCTACTGGTCCTTCTGTCAAATGTGACTGGCACCCACTAAAGCGATCATCCGAATGTTTTTTTCCATACTCATCACATAACCATTGCATCCACACATCGGTCTTTACATCTTCGTAACCTGGAGTGAAGTAGTTCGGATCTTCAATTGGATTTGGCCCCCATGATAGACAGCCACATACTTGTGGATTATTAGAGAACCAGTTAATTGTTAATGGACCTCCTGATTGTCCATGAGCAGCGTCAATATCTGTCTTGAGTTGTCTATTATCATGAATTCCAGTACAAACACCATCTTCATCAATCCACATTTCATCAGTGTGATCTCCTGGAAAACCAATATGTTGAAAGTGATCTCTTTCATTAGCCCAACGATTTACTGGAAACTTTGCTGACGTTCCTAAAAAACCAGTTTGAAATCCAGCCGGTTGTGCAAGAGAGATTAACGCCCAATCTCGTGAACCTCCATTGTAGACAGCCCTCATTTCAGACCAATCGTAAATTCCATAGGGCATATTTGAATGATTCCTTGCTGGTATAAAACGAAAAGTTTCTATATCGAGAAATTGATTGTTAGTACCTTTCACAACATGTCCTGCAGTCAGTACCGTAT of the Lysinibacillus fusiformis genome contains:
- a CDS encoding DUF2075 domain-containing protein; amino-acid sequence: MTAIEILSWPFKQESINQINNKEQFLNYPVIYVLNGNKEAYIGETVYFKNRMKAHLKGRKNIKQVNLIKHEQFNRSATFHLETKLINYFLGDEKYTLQNKSKMASDFTHNYYNKSYYDQQLFKELWQKLHEQKLVDNELHVIENKDIFKLSPFKELSLEQLELKDKVLEFCEKRVTQNTGEYGSLLVIEGEAGVGKSVVLSSIFNTIQERVEEASSDLYSTENYLVVNHEEMFKTYKDIAKQVKHLKGKNFAKPTPLINTLHKEERKADIIFVDEAHLLLTKPDTYNNFHGNNHLEELMKLAKVVVIIYDQNQVLKLKSLWGAAILEELKKLSTFHEEYQLTNQFRMQANDDVINWINEFKHKNLMPLPKDKNYEFKVFESMKDMHDVIKAKNTKHGLSRVVSTFDYLHKKDGGTYYVKEPSGEYQLPWNTTSTKYTWAEKAETVHEAGSIYTIQGFDLNYVGVVLGPSVQYDTVKDEIIIDTSKYMDKGAYTGMDGIENVNEAKEKIVLNSINILMKRGIKGLYIYSSDEALRNKLLEYQKAGE
- a CDS encoding nucleotide pyrophosphohydrolase; amino-acid sequence: MSELEQLRKNILQFRDQRNWQQFHNPKDLALSLSLEAGELLELFQWKTSEEAVEKNLDKMKDELADVLIYAILFANELDMDLVNIINNKLQKNNEKYPIEKFTGKNTKYNEI
- a CDS encoding trypsin-like serine peptidase is translated as MADSNIMKSTVIKNANPLKVSQEMLFDDRIQVARPDVFPNRCVGQIEIKLRNGTILQASGSLISDYTVLTAGHVVKGTNNQFLDIETFRFIPARNHSNMPYGIYDWSEMRAVYNGGSRDWALISLAQPAGFQTGFLGTSAKFPVNRWANERDHFQHIGFPGDHTDEMWIDEDGVCTGIHDNRQLKTDIDAAHGQSGGPLTINWFSNNPQVCGCLSWGPNPIEDPNYFTPGYEDVKTDVWMQWLCDEYGKKHSDDRFSGCQSHLTEGPVETKSMLPNYDIPHVFTDDKGPSIRRFTPRATENWMTPHRARLMVNQQDKKL
- a CDS encoding Type 1 glutamine amidotransferase-like domain-containing protein, producing the protein MKTHYYLGWFNNFFPENLGRALQEDITVRKSLAMISSNPSIFEDDGATERSWLDQAGIMFDEYHLINYRLQKEDAQTIIQNASVIFLLGGNILNQNGFLMEYELSDSIKKSNAVVMGASAGAINMSAKWLCSKNFGDEVEMSSVYDGIGLDNFSVLSHFDLENNMALVQSELSPLSEEINIYASNKDCAVRVKGDKIDILGNVYLISHSKIQKLDETL